One Pseudomonadales bacterium genomic region harbors:
- a CDS encoding cation transporter: MHNHAHRDNNSASSRIGWAFFLNVGFTFVEFIGGWLTNSTAIMADAVHDLGDSLSIGLAWILNKFSDKQANDSFSYGYQRFSLLGALTNGAVLIGGSIWVLSESLPRLAKSEMPDAQGMILLSIFGVAVNGFAAYKLSRGKSLNERVLNWHLLEDVLGWFAVLIVATVLLFVELPILDPVLSIGFTLFILFNVAKNLAETIKLFLQATPDKRIRAKIIDDLRSLPNVCDAHHVHLWSLDGNNHVLTAHLVLDKAIDQLPQAKIKNEIATLLLPYDLSHTTIELEFPGEFCRDK, from the coding sequence ATGCACAACCACGCACATCGCGACAATAACAGCGCCTCTTCACGTATCGGCTGGGCATTTTTTCTCAACGTGGGATTTACATTCGTTGAATTTATTGGCGGATGGCTGACTAACAGTACTGCCATTATGGCCGACGCAGTCCATGACCTGGGTGACAGCTTATCAATAGGTCTGGCCTGGATACTGAATAAATTTTCAGATAAACAAGCCAACGATTCGTTTAGTTACGGATACCAACGGTTTTCATTGTTGGGTGCGTTGACTAATGGTGCAGTACTCATCGGCGGATCAATCTGGGTATTGAGTGAATCCTTACCCAGATTGGCCAAATCTGAAATGCCTGATGCTCAAGGCATGATCCTATTATCCATTTTTGGCGTAGCTGTTAATGGCTTTGCTGCCTATAAACTGAGTCGGGGCAAGTCACTAAATGAACGTGTATTAAATTGGCATTTGCTTGAGGATGTATTGGGGTGGTTCGCTGTGTTGATCGTAGCAACTGTACTGCTATTTGTAGAACTTCCCATACTAGACCCAGTACTATCGATCGGTTTCACATTATTTATCTTATTCAATGTTGCAAAAAATCTTGCCGAGACTATCAAACTATTTTTGCAAGCCACGCCCGATAAAAGAATCAGAGCGAAGATCATTGATGATCTTCGCTCTCTGCCAAATGTCTGTGACGCTCACCATGTTCATTTGTGGTCACTTGACGGCAACAACCATGTTTTGACCGCTCACCTTGTTCTAGATAAGGCTATCGATCAATTGCCACAAGCGAAGATAAAAAATGAAATAGCCACGCTCTTACTTCCCTACGATTTGTCGCACACTACGATAGAGCTAGAGTTCCCAGGTGAATTTTGCCGGGATAAATAA
- a CDS encoding efflux RND transporter periplasmic adaptor subunit, with protein sequence MKPINRTNTPIINIIFYLTLYLVPTLALAETGHGAEEAHDEDHIELTQEQIKHAGIGLEQVTSGTIREALPVYGVVASNAEQVQSVSARFDGVIRSVNKRIGDQVRKGETLVTVEANESLKAYSVVASLNGVVTQRNANMGEQTADRILFVIEDFSTVWVDLSLFPKDVAKAQLGQKVRIKNVNGSLSAEGKVIYIAPSGNSNNQVTIVRVWINNTDNQWKPGLFVNAEITLSEITAPLVISNEAVQLVEGEKVVFVKGEEGFEPRPVSLGRADRELSEVLSGLEIEEVYVAKNSFVLKSEMGKEDAEHGH encoded by the coding sequence ATGAAACCAATTAATCGCACAAACACACCCATCATCAACATTATTTTTTATTTAACCTTATATTTGGTGCCGACGCTGGCGCTAGCAGAAACCGGTCATGGTGCAGAGGAAGCGCATGACGAAGATCACATCGAACTAACGCAAGAGCAAATAAAACATGCCGGTATCGGCCTTGAGCAGGTTACTTCGGGAACGATTCGAGAAGCCTTGCCTGTCTACGGCGTGGTTGCCAGTAATGCAGAACAAGTACAGTCGGTCAGTGCACGTTTTGATGGTGTTATTCGCTCAGTCAATAAAAGAATTGGCGATCAGGTTCGCAAAGGAGAAACGTTGGTCACTGTTGAAGCCAATGAAAGCCTCAAAGCCTATTCCGTTGTTGCGTCACTTAACGGCGTTGTCACTCAGCGCAATGCCAACATGGGCGAGCAAACCGCCGATAGAATTTTATTTGTTATTGAAGATTTCTCAACAGTTTGGGTGGATTTGTCCTTATTTCCAAAGGACGTGGCCAAAGCACAGCTAGGACAAAAAGTTCGTATAAAAAACGTTAATGGTTCTCTCTCTGCCGAGGGAAAAGTCATCTACATTGCGCCTTCCGGCAACAGTAATAACCAAGTCACGATCGTTCGCGTATGGATTAACAATACAGATAACCAATGGAAGCCAGGGCTATTTGTTAATGCTGAAATTACTTTGTCAGAGATAACTGCTCCCTTAGTTATTAGCAATGAAGCCGTACAACTTGTTGAGGGAGAGAAGGTGGTTTTTGTCAAGGGCGAAGAAGGTTTCGAGCCACGCCCGGTTAGTTTGGGACGTGCCGATAGAGAGCTGAGTGAGGTGCTTTCCGGTTTAGAAATTGAAGAAGTTTATGTGGCAAAAAATAGCTTTGTTTTGAAATCAGAAATGGGTAAGGAGGATGCTGAACATGGTCACTAA
- a CDS encoding CusA/CzcA family heavy metal efflux RND transporter — translation MIDKLIQFSIARRWLVMFFVLMISALGIWNYQNLPIDAVPDITNVQVQINTEAPGYSPLEVEQRITYLVELAITGLPYVESTRSLSRYALSQVTVVFEKGTDIYFARNLINERLQQAKSDMPSGIEPVMGPVATGLGEIFHYAVHADKDARQANGEKYDATALRTLQDWVIRPQLRLVSGVTEINTIGGFEKEFHITPHPAQLLAFGLSFDDIVAAMEKNNANVGAGYIEKNGEQYLIRAPGQVADVAAIKKIIVAHKNGIPVTIAEVADVGFGKQLRTGAATRDGEETVLGTAVMLLGGNSRSVSEAVSAKLVEINKTLPKGVAAEPVYNRTVLVDKTIATVQKNLLEGAVLVVVVLLAMLGNVRAALLTALVIPLSMLMLMTGMVQTKVSANLMSLGALDFGLIVDGAVIIVENCIFRLASQQHRLGRLLKLEERFQVVFSATREVFTPSLISVLVVILVNLPILALTGVEGKMFTPMAMAVIIALLSALVLSLTFVPAAVALLLSGHIEEKDNIIMRYSKRAYTPILEWALRFRLFVLTGAIVFVIAIGGMATRMGTEFIPNLDEGDIAIQALRIPGTSLTQSLDMQFQLERTVLEIPEVKTYFSRVGTAEVASDPMGPNISDGYVMLKDPKDWPDPDKSKTQLLDDIQEKLALIPGNAFEISQPIQLRFNELISGVRSDLGIKVYGDDLDQLLKSGTEIAAVLNRIEGAEGVKVEQVSGLPILSVETDRSALYRYGLNVADVQDIVAAATGGEEAGLIFEGDRRFTIVVRVAEQTRNDLRTLERLPIPLPQGGYVPLNEVATLNLAPGPNQISRENGKRRLVVSANVRGRDLGGFVAEVQTQVEQQITLPPGYWLEYGGTFEQLQSATERLTLLVPVTLVMIFALLMMTFGSAKDAALVFSGVPLALTGGVIALWLRDIPLSITAGVGFITLCGVSVLTGVMMVSAFRDKLSQGENIDASIREGAMLRLRPILMVALVAALGFLPMALNTSTGAEVQRPLATVVIGGIISSTLLTLLVLPGLYRMAYRKGKDLIGNNDNAMAS, via the coding sequence ATGATTGATAAACTGATTCAATTTTCCATCGCCCGCCGATGGCTGGTGATGTTTTTTGTGCTGATGATCAGCGCCTTGGGTATTTGGAATTACCAAAACCTGCCGATTGACGCGGTGCCAGATATTACCAATGTCCAAGTACAGATTAATACCGAAGCGCCGGGTTATTCCCCGCTAGAGGTCGAACAGCGTATTACCTACTTAGTTGAGCTTGCCATCACGGGTTTACCTTATGTGGAAAGTACGCGTTCTCTATCAAGATACGCACTCTCCCAAGTGACAGTCGTATTTGAGAAAGGAACAGACATTTACTTTGCCCGCAATCTGATTAATGAAAGGCTTCAGCAAGCCAAAAGCGATATGCCATCAGGCATCGAGCCTGTGATGGGGCCTGTTGCGACCGGGCTTGGCGAAATTTTTCACTATGCGGTACATGCCGATAAGGATGCGCGACAGGCCAACGGTGAAAAGTACGATGCCACCGCATTACGGACACTGCAAGACTGGGTGATCCGCCCTCAACTACGATTAGTGTCTGGGGTGACCGAGATCAATACTATCGGGGGCTTTGAAAAGGAATTTCATATTACACCCCATCCTGCCCAACTATTGGCATTTGGGCTTAGCTTTGATGATATCGTCGCAGCGATGGAAAAAAATAATGCCAATGTCGGTGCGGGCTATATCGAAAAAAACGGCGAGCAGTACCTGATTCGAGCACCCGGACAAGTAGCAGACGTCGCGGCGATCAAAAAAATTATCGTCGCTCATAAAAATGGTATCCCAGTAACCATAGCCGAAGTTGCTGACGTCGGCTTTGGTAAACAACTTCGAACGGGGGCTGCTACTCGCGATGGTGAAGAGACCGTGCTCGGCACTGCGGTCATGCTGCTGGGGGGCAACAGTCGCAGTGTGTCAGAAGCGGTTTCTGCAAAATTGGTTGAGATTAACAAGACGCTTCCAAAAGGCGTCGCTGCTGAGCCTGTGTACAACCGAACCGTGTTGGTCGACAAAACCATCGCCACTGTGCAGAAAAACCTACTCGAAGGTGCCGTATTGGTTGTCGTCGTTTTACTCGCCATGCTCGGCAATGTGCGAGCCGCATTGCTCACGGCCTTGGTGATTCCGTTATCCATGTTGATGCTGATGACGGGGATGGTTCAAACCAAGGTCAGTGCAAATCTGATGAGTTTAGGCGCATTGGATTTTGGTCTGATTGTCGATGGTGCGGTGATTATCGTGGAAAACTGCATCTTTCGATTGGCGAGCCAACAACATCGTCTTGGAAGACTACTAAAGTTGGAAGAACGGTTTCAGGTCGTTTTTTCTGCCACGCGCGAAGTCTTTACGCCCAGTTTAATCAGTGTGCTGGTTGTCATTTTAGTTAATTTACCCATCCTCGCTCTTACTGGTGTCGAGGGGAAAATGTTTACTCCAATGGCCATGGCCGTGATTATCGCGTTGTTATCCGCTCTGGTTTTATCATTAACCTTTGTGCCCGCCGCAGTCGCCTTGCTACTCAGCGGTCATATCGAAGAAAAAGACAATATCATTATGCGTTATTCAAAACGAGCCTACACTCCCATTCTAGAGTGGGCGCTTAGGTTTCGCCTGTTTGTGCTCACGGGCGCGATTGTTTTTGTCATCGCTATTGGTGGGATGGCCACAAGAATGGGTACTGAATTTATTCCTAATCTCGATGAAGGTGATATCGCCATTCAGGCCTTACGCATTCCTGGAACAAGTCTTACTCAATCTTTGGATATGCAATTTCAGCTCGAACGCACCGTGTTGGAAATACCGGAAGTGAAAACGTATTTTTCGCGCGTCGGCACAGCTGAAGTTGCCAGTGACCCAATGGGTCCGAATATTTCGGACGGCTATGTCATGCTGAAAGACCCTAAAGACTGGCCAGACCCTGATAAGTCAAAGACGCAACTACTGGACGACATTCAAGAAAAACTGGCACTGATTCCCGGCAACGCCTTTGAAATCAGTCAGCCGATTCAGCTGCGCTTTAACGAGCTTATCTCCGGTGTTCGATCCGATCTGGGCATTAAAGTCTATGGTGATGATCTCGACCAACTGCTGAAATCAGGCACTGAAATTGCGGCGGTTCTCAATCGCATTGAAGGTGCTGAAGGTGTCAAAGTCGAGCAAGTTTCCGGGTTGCCGATACTGTCCGTTGAGACCGATCGCTCTGCCTTGTATCGCTATGGTCTCAATGTAGCCGACGTACAGGACATAGTCGCCGCCGCGACAGGCGGTGAAGAAGCCGGATTGATATTTGAGGGAGACCGTCGATTTACCATCGTTGTCAGAGTAGCGGAGCAAACCCGTAATGACCTGCGAACCTTAGAGCGCCTACCGATTCCATTACCACAAGGCGGTTACGTACCTCTTAATGAAGTCGCTACACTCAACCTTGCTCCGGGGCCAAACCAAATCTCCCGAGAGAATGGTAAGCGCCGTCTGGTAGTTAGTGCGAATGTTCGTGGCCGTGATTTGGGCGGCTTTGTCGCCGAGGTACAAACACAGGTCGAACAACAGATTACCTTGCCTCCGGGATATTGGTTGGAATACGGTGGTACATTCGAGCAATTGCAATCTGCAACCGAGCGATTAACGTTGTTGGTACCCGTTACACTGGTTATGATTTTCGCCCTACTGATGATGACCTTTGGCTCGGCCAAGGATGCAGCCCTAGTCTTTAGTGGCGTTCCTTTGGCGTTAACCGGCGGCGTCATCGCCCTTTGGTTGCGTGATATTCCATTGTCGATCACTGCCGGTGTCGGCTTCATTACACTGTGTGGCGTATCGGTACTTACCGGTGTCATGATGGTTTCGGCGTTCCGCGATAAATTAAGTCAAGGTGAAAATATCGATGCGTCCATTCGAGAAGGTGCGATGTTGCGACTGCGGCCAATATTGATGGTCGCACTGGTCGCAGCACTAGGATTTTTGCCAATGGCACTCAACACCAGTACTGGCGCAGAAGTGCAGCGCCCTTTAGCAACAGTAGTTATTGGAGGAATTATATCATCCACGCTGTTAACGCTGCTGGTACTGCCAGGTCTCTACCGAATGGCTTACCGCAAAGGCAAAGACCTTATCGGAAATAATGATAATGCAATGGCATCCTAA
- a CDS encoding P-II family nitrogen regulator, whose protein sequence is MKQIKAFIHHVRSATVVEALRDAGYKNITLLDVKGTLKPLSESEQDYSTDADVVISEVRISLVCENSQVDEVTGIIRKAGRIGPNISGWVYVSPIEQALPIGGEDL, encoded by the coding sequence ATGAAACAAATTAAAGCATTTATACATCACGTCCGTTCCGCCACTGTCGTTGAAGCGTTGCGTGATGCTGGTTATAAAAACATTACCTTACTGGATGTCAAAGGTACTCTCAAACCGCTGAGTGAATCCGAACAGGATTACTCCACTGATGCTGACGTGGTTATTTCAGAAGTCCGAATATCTTTGGTCTGTGAAAATTCGCAAGTTGACGAAGTCACTGGCATTATTCGTAAAGCAGGACGAATTGGGCCGAATATTTCTGGCTGGGTCTACGTCAGCCCCATTGAACAAGCCCTACCGATTGGTGGGGAAGACCTTTAA